The proteins below come from a single Triticum aestivum cultivar Chinese Spring chromosome 5D, IWGSC CS RefSeq v2.1, whole genome shotgun sequence genomic window:
- the LOC123122769 gene encoding deoxyhypusine synthase-like, producing the protein MGSNGGGDGAGFNTDALEGVRAILLKPSESLDESTRIAGPDFNDAGLSLAGMLGSLASTGFQASHLGDAIDVVNQMLDWRLSQEKPSVECDEAELDPKYRESVKCKIFLGFTSNLVSSGIRDVIRFLVQHHMVDVIVTSAGGIEEDLIKCLGPTYRGDFSLPGALLRSKGLNRIGNLLLPNDNYCKFEKWIMPVLDQMLLEQSTKNVWTPSKVIGRLGKEINDESSYLYWAHKNNIPVYCPALTDGSIGDMLFCHAVHNPGLIIDIVQDVRLMNDEAIHATPRKTGVIILGGGLPKHHICNANMLRNGADYAVYINTAQEFDGSDSGAHPDEAVSW; encoded by the exons ATGGGCAGCAATGGAGGCGGCGACGGAGCAGGGTTCAACACGGACGCACTGGAGGGCGTGCGCGCCATCCTGCTGAAACCGTCCGAGTCCCTCGACGAGTCCACCAGGATCGCCGGCCCCGACTTCAACGACGCCGGCCTCAGCCTTGCCGGGATGCTCGGGTCGCTCGCCTCCACGGGTTTCCAGGCCTCCCACCTCGGCGACGCCATCGACGTCGTCAATCAGATG CTGGATTGGAGGCTGTCCCAGGAGAAGCCAAGCGTGGAGTGTGATGAGGCTGAACTTGACCCCAAGTACAGGGAGTCTGTGAAGTGCAAGATATTCCTCGGTTTCACTTCAAACCTTGTGTCTTCTGGCATACGGGATGTGATACGGTTTCTGGTTCAACATCACATG GTGGATGTTATTGTTACGAGTGCTGGGGGCATAGAGGAAGATCTCATAAAATGCCTTGGACCAACATACCGAGGTGACTTTTCTTTACCTGGAGCATTGTTGCGGTCAAAAGGACTGAACCGGATTGGAAATCTCTTGCTGCCCAATGATAACTATTGCAAGTTCGAGAAATGGATCATGCCAGTCCTTGACCAGATGCTACTAGAACAATCTACTAAG AATGTATGGACACCATCAAAGGTGATTGGTCGTCTTGGTAAAGAAATAAATGATGAAAGCTCCTACCTTTATTGGGCGCACAAG AACAATATTCCTGTATATTGCCCAGCATTAACTGATGGATCAATTGGGGACATGTTGTTTTGCCATGCCGTTCACAATCCTGGACTTATCATAGACATTGTACAAG ATGTAAGGCTGATGAATGATGAAGCTATTCATGCTACCCCAAGGAAGACAGGGGTTATAATTCTTGGTGGAGGCCTCCCAAAGCATCATATATGCAATGCAAATATGCTTCGCAATGGTGCAGATTATGCCGTATATATCAACACGGCTCAAGAGTTTGATGGTAGTGATTCAGGAGCGCATCCTGATGAAGCAGTTTCATGGTGA